A segment of the Lycium ferocissimum isolate CSIRO_LF1 chromosome 5, AGI_CSIRO_Lferr_CH_V1, whole genome shotgun sequence genome:
TGCTAAGTATAAGAGGGTTCTTCCAACCGAAATACTTCCTGCTACTGTTTCTCTGCATCAGTTGAATGGAGAACTTCTGGCTATGGGAGGTCTCAAGTCACCTGCAAATTCTGCATCAGAATCAGGTCCACGGATGAAAACTCCACGCAGGGCTAGTTCGCGAAGTAGGAGATGTTCCCATATTGGAGAGAGAACAACTTGCTCACTGTTACAACCACATCCTAGTAATGACAAGCAGGGCATTACAGATAGATTTTGCAAAGGCTGGGGGGAAACAAAAGAGCGGCAAAACAGTCGGAGAGCTCGTTCTATCTCCTCTTTTAGCTGATGCGTTATTTAGGAGACACTATTTTGGACTCATGAAAATATTATATGGTGCAGAAAGTTGATTCTTAGGGGTAATGCTTTTGGAATTGTATGTACAGGTAGTAGCCCAAATTCGTATAgtatacttatttttttgttcaatgAGGAACTGCTCATTTTGTAGTTACAATGACAGTGACAGAGATAACAACATTTTGTTGTTAGTTTGATAGAACCTTTGCCATCTTTCATGAATTACAGTACCCATCTATATTAGATGAAAGGGAACTGAACTTTGTAATTTGGCTCGAGTATAGTATCTAGTTTGTTCCTATTTTAGTTTCCACCAGGTGTCCGGTACCCGCATTGGGACTTACGGGCTTCCTCCAGTCATAATGATCTCGCATCCTCCATTTTGGAAACTTTGAAAGTTCTTCCATCAAACCAAAAGtcgattaaatttttttatcaaagCCGGGGAATTTCTTCGATCTTCAAAAGGCTCCCTTTATTTGAATACCCACCTACGGCTTTGATTGTTATTACTTTTGCAGGGGCTCATAACTGGGAAACAGAACAACAATGTCTCCTAGCTGCAAAAGAATGGCTCCCAACTGAAAATTTCTCTCGATCACTCTCTAACAGAGAGCCATTTTCCCTTTCGATTAAATCCGGATTCGGAAAGTCCCAAATTGGGGGTAAAGGCTCCCTAACAAGTTAGTACTTATTATACTTTGTCCTTCAGACGAAAACACTTGTTACGTAAACTATCATCCCCCATTGACTTGGCTAATCGAAATTTTGACATTTTCACAATGAACAATAAAGCTCCCGAGCATGCAGTAATGTGGTTTTCCCGTTATCGATATCCTTATGTTCTTCGCCTCTTATCAATTAAGGTGAATGAGGCAACAGGCATGGTATTCTTTAAATAGCATCAGCAGAATCATTTGTTTGGATTTGCATGTATATCATATTAAGATTGCTcataaagaaagaaactaaTTACTTAACCTAGATCAAATTAAAAGTGAATTGATTAAATGATCCTCTACAAAATATAACAAATGCTTGTGTGTTATGTCAGAATCGGCCATGTATCCTGAGGGTTCTCTATTATTTTTGAAAGACCCCTTTTAACTAATTTCCTCCAAATTAAAAATGcgttaaaaataatttatttaagttGTAGAGAATAAATCCAGATTGGAATatgcttttatttatttatttatttatttactactACTAATTTTTTGGCTGTTGGTTGGAGACTATATGTAGCAATACTGGTATTGAGTGTTGACCCCTTATTCCCTTAAATtggagataaaaaaaaatggcttaatgcatatgtaTCGGTTTCTACTGGTTCTGCTCTTCCACTGCCAGCTTAATTAAGAACTactctttttttccctctcaatTGCTGTTAATTTTAGCTAAAAGATGGCATAGTTAAATTAAActatatattagcatgttgctacattgaggacgagttcaggggttcaatagaaacaacacttagttaaagtgccaaaatggaaaaaagaggCAAGTTTAGGGGTCTctatatgcattaagcctaaaGGTGGCAACCGGTtccaaccggaaccggttatggAACCGCTTAAggaaccggccggttccggTTAAAAAACCGGAACCGCTTAACCGTTCCAGCTTCGGCTTTTAAACTCcaaaccggaaccggtccggtttggagtgtttaaaatatatttttttttgttttttgtattatatatatatattatagtatttatttgtatattgtaggtatatttacatatgttatacaactttataattaaagtttaaatatttatcgACTACCAAATTAACAAAGAAGTCAAGAATACGAATAGtgtttttcgtatacatatatatatgtataacttacatatacttatatatatgtataacttaatatatatagtatatatacttatatactatatatacttatatatatgtataacttaatatatatactatatatacttaatatatatactatatatacttatatactatatatacttatatatatgtataacttaatatatatactatatatatataacttaatatatatactatatatatgtataacttaatatatatactaaatatatgtataacttatatatatacatatatactatatatactatatatatatactaaatatgtgtataactatatatatatgtactatttactatatatacttatatatactaaaagtgtcggtaaaatatatattgttatatattaagttatacatatataaataaacctataaagtatatatagtattatttccaccaacatcaatacctaaattatatgtttcttatatacataaatgtattcctcatatatatataacttaatatatataataacaatacgactactactatatatatatacacgtcttaatctctttgacattattaaatagaattaatttaaatcacaatcaaataaatcacaagaaaataaattacaacaaattaaattgcgtaaattaaattgcgaaaaataaagatagagttggaacgaaggtaccaaattgccggattaatttccaacaaagtcaaggcggctagaattgcaaatccaccaaagctacttcggattgttgcaaaatcaccaactccaccaacaatattataattgcaaaattaataattgaaagttgaaactataataagactttgtggctagttattgcaaaataattataattgagagattgagatttgagagaaagatgaagaagagagagaattggtgtgaattaaaatgaaaatgaaaatgaagaagggtttatataggggtgggggatgggttaaagtgttaaaaaaaaaaaatttgggggccaaaaattaacaaaatggctTGCTTTGACAAAcagccatttttgcaaatggacgcTAACGGTCCATTAACGGACACCGCGTCTAAcgctctttccttttttttttttttttattttttattttcaccgGTTTAACTGTTCCGTTTTGACGGGATTCGGTTATAAAATATTGGAACCGGACGAACAATTATATGATTAACGGAACGGTTAACAGGTTCTCTGGGTTCGGTTCGGTTTAACGAGTCCGTTACCGGTTAAAACCGTTAGCCCGAACCGGTTGACACCTTTAATTAAGCCTAAAAAATGATACACATAATTTGATAATAACATACGTTTCAAGATACTGTAAAAGATTGATATTtcctatataaaaaaaaaaaaaaaagacgggtgGTTCGGGTCGAGTCGGGTTTGGGGTTGAgagaaaaacagaaaaaatgGCGGCGAAACAGAAACGGAAAGGAAAACAGTAAGTCAATGGAGAAGGCAGAGCAGGAAGGAGGAGGAGAGAAGAATAAGAGCTTTGTGATACAGATTCCTTCATATGAAGAAGTTATGGAGAGTTCTCAGCCCAAAACGACATCGTCTCTGTTCAaccctaacccttctttctctCAAGCCTTCAAATCCATCAAGAACTCCGAATTCTACTCCCCTCCCCCGCCACCTCATCCTTCTTCGTCCTCTCAAACCGCCACTCCCAGGTTAATTTGAATTTTCACAATGTTTGTGCCTTTGACTTTGAAACAACATACatttgaaattcttttttttttttttttttttttttttttttgtggaataTAGACCGGTTAATAATAGTTCAGATGTTCCCACTTCATCATCTTCGTCTACGCCTTCATCTTCAGCTAATCGAAATGCTATACTTGTAAGCAATAGACAGGTCAGACTTTTTACTTTCCTTTCATTTAATCAACATTGCATCTTGACAACTTTGCGagctaaattttaaattaaaatactGTCCATCTTTTACTATAACATTTAGATGCAAGCTTTATGCTGCAATTAGTCTCCATTTTCACGGGAGTATGTAGTTTGCTTTTGgattttttgttcattttctcTCACTAAGCGGGGTCTCATTTTCCTAATTTTACTGGAACTTTAAGTTATCTTCAATACTAGAAAAgcatgatatttttttctttgatgatGGTGGTGTTCGGGCTAGCTTGTCGCGTACTGCTACTATTCCACCGGTTACCTAGTACCTCCCATCAACACAGTAGAAAATCATGAACATCTTATCAGAGCTACCTCGGAATTGTAAGATATTTGAAGCTTCTTTGATTGAACAATGATACTTCATTATGGCTTTAAAAACTTGTATTCTAATATCTAAACCCAAGCAGGCATTATGTATTTCCTTATACTGGATTACGGAGGTTGAATGTACTAGCATCAATGTAGGTGCCTTAGCCGTATGCCTCTATAAGCTGGTTATACGCCTTTTTGCATGACCTTCTTTTGCAGTGCAGATGTGCATTCTGTTGAAGCAAGCTGTTTGTAAGGTTTGTCTATTTATTCTGTTCTTTCTACTCGGATGCAGAAGGGCAATCCGTTGCTAAAACATATCAGGAATGTGAGGTGGACTTTTGCAGATATTGTTTGTGACTACTTATTGGGCCAGAACACTTGTGCTCTTTATTTAAGGTTTGAAGTGCTACCAATTTCAGTTCATTTTGCACACAATCTATTGGAAGAATCATATAAGTTCTGACAATAGGTGCCTGTACTTGAATTCTTATAATGAttgctttcttttcttacgAAGATTGGTTCCTAAACTTCACTTGGCAGATGATGtggtaaaatataaattttgttaTGCTTTTTCAATAGTGCATTTATACTTTTGCTTGACATTCTgcccttctttattttttctttccttttccggAGTAGCCTCCGGTATCATCTGCTTCATCCAGACTACTTGTATTTTCGGATAAGGGAATTGCAGAAGAACTACAGACTCCGCATAATTTTGTGCCATGTTGATGTTGTAAGCCCTTTAATACTTTTGACTTCTTCATATTTACATTGTGATCCTTGGGCAATAGCTTGACTCATCTCATGGTTGTTTTTGGATCTAGGAAGATGTTGTCAAGCCTTTACTTGAAGTTACCAGAACTTCTCTCCTTCATGATTGCACTCTGTTATGCGGATGGAGGTACCTCTTATGTTCGGTAGATTTATTTCGCGAAGTGGTATGCTTGCTTAAAAGCATGTTAGAATACCTCCGAGATTTTTCTGCTTTCTTCTATGTCATCATGACAGCACATCATCATTCCCTTCCTGTGCGGCTGTGCCGCATAGGATCAGTTGAGAAAAGGCAATTCTTTGTAATTGTTTCTGTTGAACATGTGTCTAAGGCAGTTTTGCCAATCACTGTAAATTGCTTAAATTTTTTAGTTTGGAAGAATGCGGACGGTACTTGGAGACGATAAAGGTTTATGAAAATAAGCCTGCCGACCTCATTCAGGGCCAAATGGATGGAGACTACCTATCACGGGTATGTGTGTCAGTTGATTACAGTTCATGGTAAATTAGTTTCTGATTTCAGGGACTAGGATTATTTTGTCAAAATCAGGAACCTGtctgaaaagaaaataattggaGAATGGATTTTTTTTGCCCTAAGCTTTCTGATATGAGCTCACTGAAATTTGGTTTATTGTTTCATTGTAGCTGAATCATGCTCTGACGGCAATACGACATGTTAACAAAACAGATGTTGTGACTCTTGGCTCAACATTTGGGGTATGTGTGAAATTGCAGTTAATGCTTAGAAACTAATCTACTTTTTCAAGTCAGTGACTAAGTCGGTGGCATCCTTGCAGTCTCTTTCTCACGTGATGGATGCATCTATGGAAGATCTTGCTCGTTGCCCTGGCATAGGAGAGCGTAaggcaagtttttttttttgtgcgtgTTGGTTGTTGATTCTTTATAGTTTTGCTGGATCTGTTTGTTTTATTGCTGGTTGTCGTCTCAAATTATATTTGAGGAAGCTCATGAGGCATCACCGTATTGTAAAAGTTTCTAGTATTCGTGATATAAATCCTAAGTTAGTCCGTGTCGGCTATATATAAATCCTCACTATCCATTTGAACTTGTTTCATTCCAGTATTAATACTTCGGGTTCTCTAAAACTAGAAGTTTTCTATATATTCCATTGACATACCAATCTCTAACAAGAGAAACAAAAAGTCAAAGAGCTAGGTATTAAGATCCTTCAAAGTGCTTCATTATTATTGCCAATTACTTCCTTGTTCAGTTTAATTTACTCATTGGGTTTGTAATGGATCAGGTAAAACGTTTGTATGATGCTTTTCATGAACCTTTCAAGCGAGAAGTGCCAAAACGCCAATGCATTCCAGAAACTTCAGTCGCTAATGAATCTCATCCTGGTTCCAGCAGTACGAAGGAAGATGAGAAGGAAGTAGGGGTTACAAGCAATTGTGAGAAGAAAGAACCCGAAGTAACTGTCAAATCGGCACTTTCTGCTGCTTTTGCTAAGTACGCACACAAAGTTGCCAGAAAGAAGAATAAACcacaagaagaggaagaaggaaATTGTAGTGTTAATGAAAAAGCTAAAACTGGAGATACGAATGGCAGCAACGAGGGCTGAATCTTGGCCTATTGGACTAAATCTTGTGTATCACCCCACAGGAGAATAGGTTTCTTAGTCCCTTCTTTTCAAGCCAAAGTTTGCTAACTTTATATTTTCCCCAtttatttgatttctttttgacAGGAAATGCAATGGTAGTGATTCCATGTAAATTAATGGGAGAACTGATAGAAGATAATTAGTGTACAAAGACAAGTTGTCATTGCtcatggagaaagaaaatgagCCATCTCTTTGGGAATAGGGTGGTTGACGACCACACTCCACCAAATGGTCTATGGCTCTATACAGGATTTTATATAACAATGTTGGCCTATTGTCAGAGTAAGAAAAAGTATCAAGAAGCTATAGCATAACTCACTTGCCTAGGACATGCTCGAATCCTTGTCCAATACTAATCTCTCTTACTTAAGAATGCTATTAACTAAAAGAAACTTTTTTCTATCTGAAACAACGTGGTCCTCACATTGTACTTCCAGTGCTAGATATCTGGATCAACCTTTCTTCTTATGATTCATGCTAATATCTTGAATCTTAAGGATACTTCGAATTCACTCTCTTCTTGAGGTGCGTTGATGTCAATGCGTTTGCTGTTATAACATTTTGTGATAAATTCGAAAATTAGAGACTTTGGCAGGAAAAGGAAGATTAAAAATAGCAACGACGATAACTTAATCTGTGTAGGATTTTCATAGGCGTGTTAAGTAGACTGGTAGATAGCCTTTATCCCTAGGTAACAGGATTTTCATGTGTAGGATTTTCTGTGGGAATTTCATACTCCCCCTGCTTGGAAAATCCTCAATTGTTATAATATCCAATCGCTTCATCTGTGTAGGATTTTCATATTATAGAGGTGTTAAgtgtttaatttaattatacaaagGGGTGTATCTAAAAATGAGTGatcaggggcggatctaggGCCAAAGAAGGGGTAAAAAGTTACACTGTATATGTAAGGTGttttttttatgtacatatataggtTTTGAATACCTTGAAGATAAGAGAAGAAATTTGTTCATGGTTTAAGGGTTCCAAGTTCAAATCCCAAGTACTACAtttttagtaggcgtttggccatgaaaaccaataatttttcactttttttgagattttgaagttggagttgtgtttggttatagtttttgcaaagaatattccgttgtttgaatgtaatgaaagtgaaaaaaagtgaaaacaagagTTTAGGTGTTTTCAATTCTAAATACAACTTTAAGtcgtatttggaattttcatgaccaaacgataattttcaaataaagtgaaaaaaaaaaaaatgccggaaaaaactaaaaaattctcatggccaaacgggtcctcaTTTTTTTTAGCCTCCTCAACGAAAATCCTGAATCTGCCATTAAGTATACTATAGGGCGTTTAGCGTAAGTTACtcaaaaattaatttgtttttgatCTTCAAATTCTATATTTAGCCACTTAATAAAGCGCGCATTTTAAAATAATTCCAAATGTTATTCATGGCGGCTCCCTAGTCTGTTAAGTGTTAGCCATATTTATTCAACTGCCATAATAGCAGCAAAAATGCGCCGCATGAACCAAAAGCTAACCTGCAATAAACCCACTGACAAATACTCGCTTATTAAACTAATTGATTCTTCTATCTCTTCAAATTGGTTTGCTAATACTGCTCTTCTATTCCACGACTACTCTCATTTCGTTGATTGTAATTTATGTAATACACTTATTAAACGCTATGCGGATTCAAAATGTCACTCGCgttcaatttttatttacaCCCAAATGCGTAAACTCAATATCCTTCCTGATTCCTCAACATTCCCTAGCCTTCTCAAATCAGTTGCTCAGTTATGTTACGGAGAAGTTGGAAAATCCATACATTGTAATGCAATTCAGTTGGGTTTCACTTGTGATGTTTATACAAACACTGCTCTTGTCTACATGTATGGGATTTGTCAACAACCCGATGATGCACGCCAGCTGTTCGATGAAATTCCTGAGAGAAATGTGGTTACGTGGAATGCGTTGATAACGAGTTATACGCATAATAGGAGGTTTAGGGAAGCAATTGATGTGTTTAGGGAAATGTTAGCTTGTGGGGTTAAACCAGGTGAGGTTACTATGGTTGGCGTTTTATCGGCTTGCTCTCATTTAGGAGCTTTGAATCAAGGGCGGTGGATCCATGATTATATTGTGAGGAATCGGTTGAGAATGAATGTATACGTTGGTACTGCGTTGATCGATATGTATGCTAAATGTGGAGATATTGATGAGGCGAAAAAGGTGTTTGAGAGTATGGGAGTTAGAAATGTTTATACTTGGAATGTATTGATTTCGGCGTATGCAATGAATGGACAAGGCGAGGCTGCATTAGAGGCTTTTGATAGGATGGTTGTTGAAGACTTTAAGCCTGATGATGTTAGTTTCGTGGGTGTTTTGTGCGCTTGCTGTCACCAAGGTTTTGTTGAGGAAGGTAGAAGGCGGTTCTCAAGAATGATAAATCAGTTTGGATTGCAGCCGAAGATCATGCATTATGGGTCTATGATTGATCTACTTGGACGTGGTGGATTCTTGGATGAAGCTATGGAAATGATTCATTCTATGAAACTAAAACCAGACGCAATAATATGGAGGATACTACTTGGTGCCTGTAGATTTCATGGAAGAGAAGAACTTGGTGAATTTGCTTTCCGTAAGCTTCTGGAACTGGAACCGATGAACGGGGAAAACTACGTGTTAATATCAAATGTTCACActcaaagaaagaaatggaCTGAAGTTGGAGAAGTTAGGGAATTGATGGACAGGGGCGGAATCAAAAAGATTCCTGGATGCAGTtcaattgaaattgaaaatgaaGTATATGAGTTTAAGGCATCTGATCCACTTAAAACAGGGCATGAGGAAATCCATAAGATGTTGGAAGACATGAAAAATCAGTTGAAATTAGCTGGTTATGTGCCTGAAAAAGAGATGGTTCTGTATGATATTAATGAAGAGGAAAAGGAGCATAATCTTATATACCACAGTGAAAAGCTTGCTCTTGCATATGGGCTGCTATATTCATCTGAACCTACATTAAGGATAATGAAGAATTTAAGGATTTGTCAGGACTGCCACCAATTCTTTAAGCTTGCTTCAGCTATTTATAAAAGGAATATTGTTGTTAGAGATATAAAGCGCTTCCATCATTTCACTGGAGGTCTTTGCTCATGCAAAGATTATTGGTGATTACCTAGTATATTAGTGATGTTATGTCTTCTGACACATTAGGGGCAATTACAAGTTACAGCACAGAGACCGGCAAATGTTCACTGAGGATGTTGTGTctcatttatataattaaaactgTCAGCTTTAGTTTTTGAGCTTCAGAAAATGAAGTGAACTGAGAGGTCGCAGAATCTGCCATCG
Coding sequences within it:
- the LOC132055718 gene encoding pentatricopeptide repeat-containing protein At2g02980, chloroplastic-like; this encodes MRRMNQKLTCNKPTDKYSLIKLIDSSISSNWFANTALLFHDYSHFVDCNLCNTLIKRYADSKCHSRSIFIYTQMRKLNILPDSSTFPSLLKSVAQLCYGEVGKSIHCNAIQLGFTCDVYTNTALVYMYGICQQPDDARQLFDEIPERNVVTWNALITSYTHNRRFREAIDVFREMLACGVKPGEVTMVGVLSACSHLGALNQGRWIHDYIVRNRLRMNVYVGTALIDMYAKCGDIDEAKKVFESMGVRNVYTWNVLISAYAMNGQGEAALEAFDRMVVEDFKPDDVSFVGVLCACCHQGFVEEGRRRFSRMINQFGLQPKIMHYGSMIDLLGRGGFLDEAMEMIHSMKLKPDAIIWRILLGACRFHGREELGEFAFRKLLELEPMNGENYVLISNVHTQRKKWTEVGEVRELMDRGGIKKIPGCSSIEIENEVYEFKASDPLKTGHEEIHKMLEDMKNQLKLAGYVPEKEMVLYDINEEEKEHNLIYHSEKLALAYGLLYSSEPTLRIMKNLRICQDCHQFFKLASAIYKRNIVVRDIKRFHHFTGGLCSCKDYW
- the LOC132055716 gene encoding DNA excision repair protein ERCC-1, giving the protein MEKAEQEGGGEKNKSFVIQIPSYEEVMESSQPKTTSSLFNPNPSFSQAFKSIKNSEFYSPPPPPHPSSSSQTATPRPVNNSSDVPTSSSSSTPSSSANRNAILVSNRQKGNPLLKHIRNVRWTFADIVCDYLLGQNTCALYLSLRYHLLHPDYLYFRIRELQKNYRLRIILCHVDVEDVVKPLLEVTRTSLLHDCTLLCGWSLEECGRYLETIKVYENKPADLIQGQMDGDYLSRLNHALTAIRHVNKTDVVTLGSTFGSLSHVMDASMEDLARCPGIGERKVKRLYDAFHEPFKREVPKRQCIPETSVANESHPGSSSTKEDEKEVGVTSNCEKKEPEVTVKSALSAAFAKYAHKVARKKNKPQEEEEGNCSVNEKAKTGDTNGSNEG